The sequence CCCGGGAATGAGATTGAACAGCGCCTTTCCTGAAAGGCGGAATTTTCGCTTTGGCTTCTCCAAGTCAGGGCTGTGGTGAATGAGGAGCGTCATTTTCAACCCGGCACGATAATTCTCCTGAAATGTCCACGCTCGCGACCACCACTTGTCTGTGGTGATCTCGTAGAGTAGCTGCAGAGCCTCCTGGGCTTTTTCGGATGTCGTTGTCTCTCTCAGCTGGAACTCCCCATCCACGCATTCAACCAGTTGGCCTTTGAGGACGGCAGCGAGAATTGCCATCTCACTCTCTTTATTAATGGGTCGTCCAAGAAGGGCAACTGGGTGGTCACTCAGCGAGTAAACTCGATCCATGGCATCTAATGCATGTTGCTTCTTGTTGCATGCTTCATGCTTACACGTCGGCTGCTGGCAGACCTTTTGAGGAATGCTGTGCCGATCGATCCACAGCAACGGAACCTGATGCCGTTGCATGTATCTCGTGATGCGTTCCAGTACAGAGTTACGCACACTGGAGCGGTACGCATTCTTTCTGTCTCTCGTTTCGATAATATGGCCCTCCTCTTTTGGGTTTTGAACTTCGGTTTCTGATGCTTCCCAGGTATAAGACAACGCCACGAAATTGCTGTCGTTGAAGGCGTTGATCTCTTGCCGGCACCAAAAGGGTTCTTCGTCGGCGTCAGCGGACTCTCTCTGTTTCAAAGAGCCAAGTTTTCGTTTCTTCGATTGCCTACGGCCGAGGCATTCGAGATTTTCGACGATCCAGATCATTTTTTGCTGGGGAATACGGCATTCTTGGATGTCCAGCAGGAGTGGGATCAGGCCAGATTCTTCGACAGAGGGGGTTCCGTCGGGGTCCCTTGAAGGACCTCGCTTTGGCGCCATATCTTGAGCCAACTGGACGGCATATTAGGGGCTCATATTGATGAGAAATGGCGTCGTGTGATGAGATTTGTGACATTTTGAATGAGGACTCGCGAACGGCGAAAGTTTTGTTTCGTCATGGACCGCGTCACGGTCCACCAATCACAGGCCGGCATGAAATTACAGCAAACACCATCAGCACAGGGACGCACCACTTCTCGCTTGCCCAGAAATACGAGGATATCACAGAAATAGTAATACAACGTTTCGTATATGGGACTTGGATGCAAACATGTGCAACTGTTCCTTCAAAACCAGTTCAATCTGCCTAATGGTGGCCCATCTCACCACTTATCAACCCAAGCTCTAGGGCATGCTAGGATACTTTTGCCCAGTCTCTCGCAGCTTCCGCATTTGTCTCCGTTCAAATCGGCTCTCCATGAGATAACAAGCCCAGTCGAGGTCCGCGATCTGCTGCTTTGTCACATCCGATTGCCAGAGTCCCCTCAAGTGATGCATGATGGTCCTGGCTAGAGTAGGGCAGAAGGGCCAGGGTGATGAGCCATTAAGACAGATTCGCAACTCCCATTTAGACGATACTAACAAAACCCACAGGTCGGCGGCTTTCTCATCTTCAGCATCGGACAGGGTTAGCAAGTCATCTAGCAATCCTTACGAGAGGGAGCCATCTTGCCATCCGGCTGCCAGAGCTTAAGGCGCCAACATGCGCCCATCAATCACCCCAACAAGAGCGAGGATTAGTCCAAAAGCAGCACCCTGCTCTAGAACAGCCGACTATGGTTCCTATTTCCGACTTAATATCTGACTAGTGTCTATCACAGCAGCAAAAATGGTGTCAGTGGGAGCTAAAGCTCGCGGCCCGGGGCAGGGAGCGGCGACGCTTAGGGCTCTGGCGGAGGCAGCGCGGGTACCGACAACTAGAATAGCGCCCCTGCAGCTCCTACTGCCTGGTAATCTCGTCAGCATCTGTCGCGGGCATCTAGCTGCATAAGGGGTATACCCTTGCCCAGAGGCCGATCTACTCACGGATAGGGATACCTCCATAGACAAAACCGGATCGCAGCATGCTGAGATAGCAGACCTTGCGCGCCTCCCAAAGCCTGCAGTTTCTCAATTCAATGTCTGCCAACACAATGCCAAGATCAACAATCGATCGGTCgtacgatgacgacgacgctaCCGCTGCTGCCGAATATCGGGACCAGCACCCTCTGAAGATCTAGATAGCAAGTTCACGGATGGGAACAATAATGAGAACGAGAGGTTCAGCAGTAACCTCATCAAGACCCTCGCGGAAGGTCAGGGGGTTAGGATATGCCGCAGCTAGCTTCTTCGCCTTCCCCATAAGCTTACCTAGGATAAAACTTAAGTAAGTAGCTATCTTCTGAGAGCTTacatatcttattaatatagttattagtgatataaaactaagagcTTATCGGTCTAAGTAATTCTAATGATACTATATCCCTAGAGGATTAAGGGGATAATAAACTTCTAGATTAagattaggttattataaccttaaaggtTCACCTTCCCCAGCATGACGGGGTATAAGGCCCACGTCCTTATGCCAATCAGACCAATATTCTAGGGCTAGCAATGGTTATCGGCAGCGCAATCATATAGAGCCAACCCGCCCTTTTGTGGTAGCTAAGTAACCCAAGGAATCAGACATCATTGAGGAGGCAGAGGGTAGAAATGCCCATTTGTTCCCTCTGAGCCTTTCCCCCGCCATCTGGCCAGATCATAGAGGTGCCTGGCATGAATTAGGGTAGTATTTCAATCCAGTAGTCAGTCGGTCGAGATATGGAGCTTTGCGTCCTCGCTCGACTTGTAGGCGACGATGGCCAGGACTGGGATGATTTCGATGGGGAACTTGTCGTCAAAGAGGATTGTTTCGGGGCATTGGTTGGCGCGATCGTAAAACTTAGGGAGCTTGCAGTTGGCCGGCCAATCGCGTTGACTTCGATCTTAGGAATGATCTGCCTGTAGAGCGGCGATCGTTCCCTTCGCTGGGCTCCTTCGAATCCCATCACTTTACGGCTGTAATGTTGTCAGTTTTGGTGGCCGAACAAGTCCGACGGGCTTCAATCATACCTTGATGAACACCTTGGCCGTGGAGAAGACAAGGTCGTCGGGGGGCTGATGTTGCGAAAGAAGGACGGAAGGGAGGGTGACTTCGTCACGCGACAGCCGAAGACTCTGTGTGAATGAATGCCGCACACTACCCAGCCACTGACCATGGCCAAAAGCGAGACGATTTGCTCAAACGTAACCTTGCGGCCTAAATGAGTTCAGACTTGGGCGAATTGCTCCGATCAGACATCGTCAGGCTCTTGGCGCAAAGACCATCGAGCGTGCCTGGAGCCGCGGCGTCCCGCTCGCAGCAACCCAATGTGATCAAGGGCCGCGCTTGGCTTCCAGTTCCGTGGAAAGTTCTGCAGCTCCTCATCTTTCCTCGCGCGATCGGTCGGTGCGTCGCGGAACGTCTTGATCGGGCAGGGTGGCCCGTTGCTCCTGACATCCTCGATGACTTGGATGGGGTCCGTTGTTCGTTGGCGTTGAATCGCTTCAACACGGCCTCTTCGTTTTGCATTTCGATGATCGTTCCGCTCTTCATGTCGCCAGACTGATGCGTGTAGCATGAAGATGGGCCAGGACAACGCTCTTCTGGCCTTCTCGATGGTGGCATCCATGTCCACGGTGAAATGGTCTGCTATCGCAGAGAACCGAAAGAGCACCTCGTCTGCCATCTTGGGAATCTTGACAAGGAACAACCAGGACTTGGCGAATGGTTGTCAGACCAGGGCAGAGTAATCAAGGGCCATCCGTGGTGGAAGTAACCAGCAGGCCCCGAAAGAAAAACGAGACCTACCAATGATCAGCCTTGCAGCGCGTATCCAAGCAGGAATTGCTCTGCCTATGATTAGAAGCAGTTTCTGTAGTGGCTTCTGGGCATCATACCGCGCTGGAAGGTCTCTCTCTCCCCGATAACCCCTAGCTCCCCCAGCTACTAGTCGTGGTGAGCAGGGTTCTAGAAGCTGCTTCTGTAAGTCTCTTCTCGGCTTTGGACCAGAGACATGGCGGCTCGGTTCTCGTTCAAGTTCTTCTTGCCGTCACCTAACTTTTCGAGATACTCCTTCAGGTATTGTACAGTGGCGGGGTACTTCTTAGCCGCCGTTGACCCGACCTCATTTGGCCGTCATAGAAGAGAGCGGATGGTGGTTTATGAAGAACGCACGCCTGTTCGCCCGTAGCTTGCCATTGATGGCGCCCACCATGTCCGCCCTGGCCATGAGGCTTCACTCGCATTTGCTCAGCATGAGGGTTGAACTTCAGTCCCCTCTCAACACCTAATTCCCTTAGTCGTGATAATCGCGGGTCGTGGTGTTGGGATTATCGGGGCTTCACGTGTCGTGTGGAAGGTTTGGAAAGGTCCTGTTCCGGGGAGTGTGCCTCGACTTCGGACTTGAGTCTCGTTGCGGTAGCAGGGGTGTCTCCTTGGGAGTCACGACATCAGTTTCAATAAGAGCGAGGTCAACGAGTAGCAAAATACGTACTAGATTCGGCGTTGTGCGGTTGCTTCGAATGATCATCGCCCGCAAGTTGGATGTGAAGAGTGGAAGGCGCCAGGGTGGTTGCGATGTACTTCGGAGTAATTCCTCTGGTGTGGCCCAGATCATTATGGCATATGCGATGTCACATCCGGACATCCGGTTCGGTAGGTTCGTCGAGTGTTTAGTTTAAGTTTTTGTTCCCCCCATGTACCATAAGCTTGAATGCTAACGCCGCCACCGGACGTTCCGATACTTCTAGCCCCGCATTAAGATCACCTCTTCCTATCCCTACTTCGCTCCTCTGCTTACAAATTCAAGGGCGTGAGCAAGCGCAGAAAATACGGACGGCAAAGACGGTAAAGGCGGCAAAAGCGGCAAAGGCGGGAATACCCGCCCTAATTAACGAGGTTTCCAGGCGTCGTCATGCCATCAACCATCAATCAGGATTAATAAACTGCGTTTGACCATCTCATTGTTATAAAGCCCTAGAGAATTATTAATCAGACAAAGGGACAAAGCAAATCACCACAGCCGAATCATCGTGAAGTAATAGTGCAGTAACCGCCTCTGCAGAGAAGGTGGTATAAGAAGCAGTCCCGCTCAACCAAAAAGCATAGATTATCACGGCAGTGTGTCTACGCAAACCTAAAATCCGCCCAGTGGAACTTAAACTTCCCTCAACTTCCAAGTCTCTCAACTACTTAAAGGTGAGCTCAGCTCGACTTGGCCAAAATTACCTCACATACTGACTGCGAATCAGCCCGACCGTCTCATTATTTCGAGTGAATCCATAACAATTTTGCAATTAATACGCAATGGCTCCAGCAATCCAGGGACGGAAGATCGCCATTACTGGTGGCAGCGGCCAGCTCGGGAAGCCGACTATCGAATCCCTCCTCAAACTGGGCGTCCATACTATTACCGCTATTCAGCGACCCGAGGCTACCAGCACGTTTCCTTCCGAGGTCATTGTTAAGAAGGGCAAccttgaagatgaagcttTCCTCGCCGACGTGCTCAAAGGCCAGGATGCCCTCGTCTTAATGCCGCCTCTGCCTCAACTCGTCCAACTTCAGGAGCCTGCGATCCGCGCGGCCGCTAAGGTTGGCGTCCCCTACGTCTTCCCATCTGAGTTTGGCCCCGACCCCTTCGCCGGCCAGCTTGTAGAGGAGAATGGGCTTCTTATAGCAAAGAAGAGCATTCGTGATTTGATTGAAAAGCTCGGTGTTAGCAGTTGGGTCTCTGTGGCCATCGGCCCGTGGCTCGATGACGGTCTCGTTGCGGGCTTATGGGGCATCGACGCCAAGGCTCGCAAGGCAACGATCTGGCGAGGGGCCGACGCCAAGGCCAATACGGCGACCACCGCACACACTGCTCAGGCAGTTGCTGCGGCGCTGAGCCTACCGGAGGCTTATCTGGCCAAGTACAAGAACAAAGCTGTGTACACGCCATCGTTCTACCTTACGCAGCGGGAGATCCTAGACGCTGTTCAGCGCGCAACTGGCACGACAGACGCGGATTGGGACATTGAGTCGCGGAATGTGAATGAGGTGGCTAAGGATTATGAGGAAAAAATTAGTCAGGGCGACAGTTTCGCACCTTTTGTCAAGTTCTTTGTCACACACTTCTTGGAGGGCCATGGCGGCGACTTTAACCACAAGGTTGATGCGGCGGAGTTGAAGAAACTGGAGCAGCTAGGACTGCAAAAGGAGAACCTCGACCAGGTCGTCAAAGCGGCGCTAGCGTAAATTATATGGAACTCTGAAGCAATAGTATGTCAGTGATGCAACTTTTACTGGATTTGTCTCAGCTACACTCAAATCACTTGAATGAAGTTCCGGGTTCTGTACAAGAGCATTGATCTTGATGTTAAGACATGCTTACCCTCTGTTTCAAAACCAATCTGCAGAGCAGGATGCTTGTTTTGCTAAGGTTGAGCGCAGGTTTAGTAGGTGGACGAAAGGGTTAGAGATGGAGGTTTCGGTCTTGTTAGCTTGAACTCTTGGCGCTCAATGATGTCGTGTGTTTCGTCTGTTCACCTGCCTGGTTTCCACTCTCTCAACACTTGTCAAAGGTGCTTGCGGCAGGTTACGCTCGCTCTGAGGCTGTGCTTGAGCCAACTACTCAATATTAAATGTATCATGATACGCGCCGTACGATACAAGGTCACCTTGAGGACACAATATTACATGCTATTAGTATGTTAAGACCATATAACTAAGGTGGTCCGATCTGCTGATGGCTAGAATGTAGATACTATgtgtgacgatcgtgtgggctcccaagggataaaccggtcgtactgggtttatattagcagatagactagtcgcgctatcTTGAACAAGGGGGGTTatcacgtctagtaatatgcttaaaggtattaaatgtaaccaagttgtattgatagctgaggtagctagtatataagaaagtgcaataggtatattctatatacttaggtgGTTTATTGGGGATCACTTATCCGACGGTGATCTAATATCCTGGATCACGGCTCTCACAGTGATCCTCATGGGAGGATCACGCTAGAAGTCGTGATCCTTTCTTAATTAGTGGTGGGGGTAGGACCCCGACCGACCTTCGGCCACGAGTCGTCGCCCTCTCGACGATTCCCAACCGGAACTCTACAGGCCTATGCGCATCTGCGTTTAAAGGTTTATACAAGGCAGCTCGCTCTCGCTCATGCCGCACAAACAAGGTCAGGCGCTACCATGGCCCTGAGAATAACGTCAATGGGCGGTCCCGGATCAACTTGTTATAACTATGATTCAGACAACTAAAGGCCTCGTAAATCTCATGGATGAGACGCTCATTGATGTATTGTTATGTCGTACCTtggctaatattactataaagcGAAATGGAGGCCCTGAACCGCTCTTACCCTCGCACCAGGCCATGGTCGCTGATTAGGGTCCGGTCTAGTGGTCCAAGAAAAAAATGTCACACGTCAATTCGCAGAACCAGAGCATAAAAGGCTTAtgattataaatctaagattAGATATAAACTTTAgagtataatttatttattttatatttatatttatttattatactctaaATTACGTCCTTATCGCTTGGCAAAGTTCTCGTTGCCTCCCTACAGTATGCCATTTTTTTCTTGGTCTGGGTGCCGGTGTCTCTGGACGAAGAGTAAATGTGATTTTCATCAAGTGCACCCCGGCACTTCAACACGATGGTGACAAAGAACCTGAAGACTTCTTGAAGTCTCAGAGGAAACGGCATCATCACTTAGATGAAGTCAACACCGctctataaggttatattttGACAACCACAATATTAACGCACCTTTTTCTTGTTGAGAAATAGCCaatcaagaccatcaacgAGTCTCAAAATCACAAGAGCGTCTAATTAGCAACTTTGAGTACCCTCGAGTTTCAGGCCAAAACACAACCTGAATGCATAGCCACACCTGCTCGCACAGCCAACCAATATGGGACCCAATGACCCAGGCAGAGAGAATGGTGGTATCCGTTAAATGCATAATCCACTTCAGTATTACTCATTCGCCGGATCCTTCGAGCAGCATTGATACTATCATTTACAAAGCACCGACCTCTCTTAATCCTGAACCTAATTGTGTAATCATTCCGCCGGACCCAAAGGATAAGACACAATGTCGTCCGTCCAGCTCAAGGTTGAGGTCGAAAACGCACCAGACTTTGCCGACGACGTAGTCGGCATTCTCAATTCAGTGCTCGCCGCCAAGTCGACACCCGTCCAAGCCGCCAAGGCCTTGGACTCTCTTTGCACCGTTGAATCGGACCCGGCAATTTTTCTTGCCCTTTTTTGGGAATTGTTTCATCCGCTAGCTCGCCAAATTCCCTATGATAGTCAAGACCAGGACCTTTTGGCAGCAGTTGTTCAGGCGCTCGACGAGTTGCCTCCTAGGATAGTGACATTCAAAGCGGGATGGGGCGAAACTGTTGATCATGCTGGCCCTCTCTGGGAGAACCTAAGAGAGACTGTGGCTGCACATTTTTACGATACCTTTGGTGACTGTAAGTTCTCTTATCCACAAACAACGCAGCTAACAGTTTTGCCTGCAAGCTGATCTACCTGCTTCGGGAGAAGAATACCGAAAGCAGCGGAAGCTTAATCTCAACGCCTTCGCGGCAAGGGTTACATCACTGCTAAATCTTTCCACCGAGATGTACTTTCTCTGGGCCATGGTCGATGGGCTGGAAGGCACCATGACGTTTGTCTGGGGTGCCCCAGACGTGATAAACGAGGACCCTGCCGCAGTCAACGAATATGATATCAAGGCTGCTGCGGCTTGGATGATTCATGCAGCTCATATCTTTTACGGACGAGATGAGGAGGTTCGCGGTGGTGGAGGCGGGCCGTTATGGATGCTTCCCAAGAAAGAGGGACTGAGGTTACGGCGCAGATACAAAGGAACAGGTGGACTGTGTTCTCTGAGATGGCAACTATGGAAGGACAGACTCGCTGTCTTCCGAGATACCGAGGCTTTGGATGCACACCTTCGAAAAGAAGCCGGAGATGCGTATGCTGCCATGGAAACAGCTGAGACATCGGCAAAGCGCGAAGACATAGGAACGGACGAAGAAAAATACAAGGAGGGCTCATAAATGACATTTCAAATACAACTACAGCCAGGTCGTTATACATGGTAACACGAGTCTTATATTCCAGTACGTGGTAGAGTGTTTGTGGAAGATGTTATATGTTGGGATAGGGAGTAGGCAAGAGCAACTCTATGGTTACTAAACAATTCAGAGAAACTatgtataatatatatctttttaaatagTAAAAAACCtctaaagagaaatatagcAGCTGCTATCACGAAAGGGGACCTCTTCCTTAAGAGCGTGAAGTAATAAGGCGATTTAAATCTCTGAAAAAtcctataaaaataaaacaaaAAAAGGGCCTAACCGGGGATTGAACCCGGGACCTTGCATATTCTCTCTGAAAGAGCAGGGAGTTATCCCGAAACGCAAATCCCTGGAAACTTGTTAATTATGAGTCTCGTGAAGCGAGAACAGTTGACTTACTACCACTAGACCATCAGGCCGCTCTCATTGGCAGCGGGCACAACTTTTCAAGAACATAACCCGATTGGGGCTTAGCGCGCGCTAAACTTTAGTGCTCGCGCTTATTTTAAGGAGCCCATTCGCATTGCTcgaaaagaaaagtaaagtCATGTCGCGCAAAAGAAGTTTGAGTTGAGATTTCTTCAACACGTGCGCCAGATCAGCCCAAAGTTACAGAGAACATCTGGTACTAGATGTGCCTAAGTGTATTGGCATGGCCACTTCGTAAACGACAAGAATTTCTGCCGACCTTGGATCAAGCACTTTGTCGTACCACATCGTTAATGCTGAAACTCAACTCTCTCAAGTGTGATTGTGAGTACTTGTCCCGGCTAGATATATGCCCAATACAATTACAGCCGATTTCGATACACTGATGTTTTCCGTGTCGAATATCgtttcatcatctccatctggAGCTGCTAGGTTGAATACCAGCTGGGCTGTTGAGCTTACTGCCATTGGATGCGGTCCATGAGGGTTCCCCCCAAGATGACTTTCAATGATCTCAGAGGCAGCTTGAGAGTCTTTCCAAGTTTTGAAATGCGCACGTATATGTAGCAAGCCCCCGACTCTCTAGAAACCGGCTTTGTACCTTCATCTACAACCGCCACCATCCGTCCTTCCCGATGCTCAATAAATCTCAAATTCCTCGTCAACAGGCTGGGTTTCTAGAAACTCCCCATGCATAATTCCATCGATATACGCATCTCCCACATAAGTAAACCCTCCGCCAACTCGCGGTCGTAAGATGATTGGCGACTTCACTCCCCAGAGCAAAGTAACCAAATCACCAGGTCGAACCATCTTGTATCCGAGCCCAAGCATGCTCTTAGGTGTCTTGAAGAGAGTCCTAGAGTAGTTGAAAAGTTTCTCGTGCTCTTGGAGTCTCTTGCGAGCATTAGCAAGCTGGGCGGAAACGTCATCGACCTCAGGGGGCTTATTCCAGAAATCTCGTAAATCATGGATAAAGTTTGTCTGTTCTGAAGTCAACTGATCGGTGTCAATAGGACTCCGGCGCATAATCTTTCGGACCAAAGTAGCAATGTCTTTGCTCATGGAGGCATTTATTCTCCTGTACCAATGGGGCGCCAGGAGGACTCGCCATATGTAGTCCTCTCCAGGGCCGATTTCAGTTCCAAGATTCATGAAATCACAAATCGACTGTAGTCGAGGGTCCGTGTTTGAGAGATCCATAGCTGGGCGGTCTGTTCCACAAGTCTCTTTGCGTGGCTGCATGACTTCTGTAATGATATCAACCTGGCACCCATGGCGGCGAAGAATTCCGAGGCTGTCATCGGTGCTAGTTCGAGGAACAGGAGGCACCGGAACTCCTTGAGTCGCGTCGAATTGTATCGACATGTTGATTGGGTCTTCCGAGATTCCATTTTTCCCCATATCTCGCCAGTCGGGGACCCATGAAGGCAAGCCATCATCACACTGCTCCTTTGGAACGCAGCTGTCGAGCTTGTACGATCCCCAGTACCTGCCATCGTTTTCTATAAATGCTCTCGTCGTGGCAGTAAACACTTCAGCCATGCTCGC comes from Fusarium falciforme chromosome 11, complete sequence and encodes:
- a CDS encoding NmrA domain-containing protein — its product is MAPAIQGRKIAITGGSGQLGKPTIESLLKLGVHTITAIQRPEATSTFPSEVIVKKGNLEDEAFLADVLKGQDALVLMPPLPQLVQLQEPAIRAAAKVGVPYVFPSEFGPDPFAGQLVEENGLLIAKKSIRDLIEKLGVSSWVSVAIGPWLDDGLVAGLWGIDAKARKATIWRGADAKANTATTAHTAQAVAAALSLPEAYLAKYKNKAVYTPSFYLTQREILDAVQRATGTTDADWDIESRNVNEVAKDYEEKISQGDSFAPFVKFFVTHFLEGHGGDFNHKVDAAELKKLEQLGLQKENLDQVVKAALA